In the genome of Thermosphaera aggregans DSM 11486, one region contains:
- a CDS encoding archaellin/type IV pilin N-terminal domain-containing protein: MAKKGIVGIEAAIVLIAFVIVAAALAFVVINMGMYTTQKSKEVMQQGLNEATTALEVDGSVLGYVIDTDAGAPVVPGIQYIYIPLKVSPGQLAVDFSSSKIDIVINLPSGAYSKINSGSDPVHKTGTVGYISDLRFDDEIDTVPVAKVYIIQGDGDNVLEPGEKFILVIGLPSSMALEVYEKFTVEIRPLQGAPLIVERSVPPTLTVGELVNLG; this comes from the coding sequence ATGGCTAAGAAGGGTATCGTCGGGATTGAGGCCGCAATCGTCCTCATAGCCTTCGTGATAGTGGCAGCGGCACTAGCCTTCGTAGTAATAAACATGGGAATGTACACAACCCAGAAGAGCAAGGAGGTAATGCAGCAGGGATTAAACGAGGCGACAACAGCCCTCGAAGTAGACGGATCAGTACTAGGATACGTTATTGATACTGATGCAGGCGCTCCTGTAGTACCAGGGATTCAATACATCTATATCCCGTTGAAAGTCTCGCCAGGGCAGCTAGCAGTAGACTTCTCAAGCAGTAAAATAGACATAGTCATAAACCTCCCAAGCGGAGCATACAGCAAGATAAACAGTGGAAGCGATCCCGTTCATAAAACTGGAACAGTAGGCTATATAAGCGACCTACGGTTTGACGACGAAATCGATACTGTACCCGTGGCTAAAGTATACATTATTCAGGGAGATGGTGACAACGTGCTGGAGCCCGGCGAGAAGTTCATCCTGGTCATAGGGTTGCCCTCATCCATGGCTCTCGAGGTGTACGAGAAGTTCACGGTGGAGATAAGGCCGCTTCAAGGAGCCCCGCTGATTGTTGAGAGGTCTGTGCCTCCAACCCTCACTGTTGGCGAGCTAGTTAACCTTGGTTAA
- a CDS encoding signal peptidase I codes for MREKTKRIIQILYVVFIISFSNGGRFLPTPLGFFTVSGFSMYPTLKPGDLVIGVGTYISPYKEGDVVIYCRNISTCIVHRLMLVNNTYAITKGDYNPSNDPPITLDSIRFKVIGSVPLLIWLPLAVASLIFIFFPINPGKGFKQPFVLETFVFLIFLLVNLAYLTIYVLQTPPALTRIPLPTVGLATLATEKGYSTIIIDYRLTGLSIRGVEECLLIAQSLTTQCSRYSVSGNRILVDPPADFYRQLYDNNLSAFIVKLTLSLDQGTLVGKYPFVLEWKKPELVIVNDKLVLSNPNPVPIEIIGYRIRSYTENPRTLHVDEVKEYSSSGFTLQPFETREIDLAWTLSTSYVEVKYIFMNQTFTWVGRLDK; via the coding sequence TTGAGAGAGAAAACGAAGAGAATCATTCAAATCTTGTATGTAGTATTTATAATCAGCTTTAGCAATGGGGGAAGATTCCTGCCGACTCCACTAGGCTTTTTCACGGTTTCAGGCTTCTCAATGTATCCCACGCTAAAGCCAGGCGACCTTGTAATAGGGGTGGGAACATACATTAGTCCGTATAAAGAAGGAGACGTGGTGATCTATTGTAGGAATATATCAACCTGTATCGTACACAGGCTGATGCTGGTAAACAATACCTATGCAATTACTAAAGGCGATTACAACCCGTCCAACGACCCTCCCATCACCCTTGACTCTATAAGATTTAAAGTAATTGGCAGTGTCCCGCTACTAATATGGCTCCCACTCGCTGTGGCATCATTGATCTTCATTTTCTTCCCAATAAACCCGGGAAAAGGCTTTAAACAACCCTTTGTCCTAGAAACATTCGTGTTCCTCATCTTCCTACTAGTTAACCTCGCCTACCTTACAATTTATGTTCTCCAAACCCCTCCGGCTCTCACTAGAATACCGCTGCCAACCGTGGGCCTCGCAACGTTGGCTACGGAAAAAGGTTACTCAACAATAATCATAGACTATCGTTTAACCGGGCTTAGCATTAGAGGAGTTGAAGAATGCCTTCTCATTGCCCAATCGCTTACAACACAGTGCTCCAGGTATAGCGTTAGTGGAAATAGAATCCTGGTTGACCCGCCCGCCGATTTTTATAGGCAACTATACGATAACAATCTTTCAGCATTCATTGTTAAGCTGACCCTTTCACTAGATCAAGGTACTTTAGTGGGGAAGTATCCCTTCGTTTTAGAATGGAAGAAACCGGAACTGGTAATAGTGAATGATAAACTAGTTCTCTCCAATCCTAACCCTGTCCCTATCGAAATAATCGGCTATAGGATCAGGAGTTATACTGAGAATCCGAGGACCCTGCATGTGGACGAGGTTAAAGAATACTCTAGCTCCGGCTTCACTCTTCAACCTTTCGAAACCAGGGAAATCGACCTCGCGTGGACCTTATCAACGAGCTACGTTGAAGTAAAGTATATTTTCATGAACCAGACCTTTACGTGGGTGGGAAGGCTTGACAAGTAG
- a CDS encoding A24 family peptidase C-terminal domain-containing protein: MLSWEWARILEYAKIAFTLVFLARFSIEDYRRREVEDPEVYAYVAGSAVFYALSTMIVVLNLPPAYAAVFTALSLTIAPALFTLLYVKGLMGLGDVYVATGLSLSFTYPVLFNETGLPGTPVTTPPIILIILYACASVVIYSIGKALYIAAKHRDLLKGLKPAEKILLPVIAKPMTVEEYLGTRFFYPLTIIEEDGGAVKQRVRLSYDVEKEDYREHQARLKTLVEKGVVKPETRIWVSHGIPFLTLMLLGFAIFIVLGDKPLTMTIQR, translated from the coding sequence TTGCTCAGCTGGGAGTGGGCAAGGATCCTGGAGTATGCTAAGATAGCTTTCACGCTAGTGTTCCTTGCCAGGTTCTCCATAGAGGATTACAGGAGGAGGGAGGTGGAGGACCCGGAGGTGTATGCGTACGTCGCGGGCTCCGCAGTATTCTACGCCCTGTCAACAATGATCGTAGTGTTAAACCTCCCCCCAGCGTACGCTGCAGTGTTTACAGCCCTCTCGCTCACCATAGCCCCAGCACTCTTCACCCTTCTCTACGTTAAAGGGTTAATGGGGCTGGGCGACGTCTACGTTGCAACAGGCCTCTCCCTGAGCTTCACATACCCGGTGCTCTTCAACGAGACCGGGCTACCGGGAACCCCTGTGACGACTCCGCCGATAATACTGATCATACTCTACGCCTGCGCCTCAGTAGTAATCTACTCCATCGGTAAAGCCCTGTACATCGCGGCAAAGCACAGGGATTTGTTGAAAGGGTTGAAGCCAGCTGAGAAAATACTGCTCCCAGTAATCGCTAAACCCATGACCGTTGAAGAATACCTGGGGACAAGGTTCTTCTACCCTTTAACAATAATTGAGGAGGACGGCGGAGCGGTTAAACAGAGGGTTAGACTATCATACGATGTTGAGAAGGAAGACTACAGGGAGCACCAGGCAAGGCTTAAAACCCTGGTTGAGAAAGGAGTCGTGAAGCCTGAAACCCGGATATGGGTGTCGCACGGAATACCCTTCCTAACCCTGATGCTACTAGGCTTCGCGATCTTCATAGTGCTCGGGGACAAGCCTTTAACGATGACCATTCAACGTTAA
- the radA gene encoding DNA repair and recombination protein RadA — MSRESTGKGEVRVLSIRDIPGVNPAIADKLEAAGYSSAWTVVVARVDELAEKTGIPPTALQKVIENARRALGITFKTAREVKLERLNIKKITTGSKSLDDLLGGGIETKTITEFYGEYGSGKTQICHQLSVNVQLPPERGGLSGKAVYVDTEGTFRWERIEAMARGLGLEPDQVMDNIFYMRAYNSDHQVSIIDDLFTFVPKNDVRLVVVDSVTSHFRAEFPGREHLAERQQKLNAHLHQLMRLAEAFNIAVVVTNQVMARPDVFYGDPTTAVGGHVLAHTPGVRVQLRRSKGNKRIARVVDAPHLPEGEAVFVITEEGIRDSEEM; from the coding sequence TTGAGCCGTGAATCAACTGGTAAGGGAGAGGTAAGGGTTTTATCCATAAGGGACATCCCCGGCGTGAACCCGGCGATAGCCGATAAGCTGGAGGCAGCGGGATACTCCTCAGCCTGGACAGTGGTTGTCGCAAGGGTTGACGAGCTCGCTGAGAAAACAGGCATACCGCCCACGGCTCTGCAGAAGGTTATCGAGAACGCTAGGAGGGCACTCGGCATAACCTTTAAGACGGCGCGGGAGGTTAAGCTTGAAAGGCTTAACATTAAGAAGATCACCACCGGGAGCAAGAGCCTTGACGACCTGCTCGGCGGCGGGATTGAGACCAAGACTATAACAGAGTTCTACGGGGAGTATGGTAGCGGTAAAACCCAGATATGCCACCAGCTCAGCGTTAACGTTCAACTACCTCCTGAGAGAGGCGGTTTAAGCGGGAAGGCGGTGTACGTGGATACTGAGGGGACTTTCAGGTGGGAGAGGATTGAGGCGATGGCGAGGGGGCTTGGACTGGAGCCCGACCAGGTCATGGATAACATATTCTACATGAGGGCTTACAACAGCGACCACCAGGTTTCAATAATAGACGACCTATTCACCTTCGTCCCGAAGAACGATGTGAGGCTCGTCGTCGTGGACAGCGTTACAAGCCATTTCAGGGCCGAGTTCCCGGGCAGGGAGCACCTGGCTGAGAGGCAGCAGAAGCTTAACGCACACCTGCACCAGTTGATGAGGCTTGCCGAGGCTTTCAACATAGCGGTGGTTGTTACAAACCAGGTCATGGCGAGGCCCGACGTCTTCTACGGGGATCCGACAACAGCTGTCGGGGGGCACGTGCTGGCGCATACCCCGGGCGTGAGGGTGCAGTTGAGAAGGTCTAAGGGCAACAAGAGGATCGCGAGAGTGGTGGACGCGCCCCACCTCCCGGAGGGCGAGGCAGTCTTCGTTATAACCGAGGAGGGGATAAGGGACTCCGAGGAAATGTAG
- a CDS encoding threonine--tRNA ligase — protein sequence MKLLLIHSRTFQYTPIEPAVKEPEPLPEGAGEERFENALVVFTTVENGDDSSVAERARDEILGVAEQVKPSVIVLYPYAHLSSDLAPPSVAMSVLEDLGAKLSATSKIPVHKAPFGWYKSFRIECLGHPLSELSKTVRKTGSVGQKRVVEKKFYIMTPDGSLHDPASFDYSNYPELKILVDKEVFGRELEGGENRVNDYCRKFGFEWEPMSDHGHMRYGPHGVVMMESVFRYSWKVANELGIPVFKVMGTNMFNLKERPVYEHAELFGDRLYEVGLDEDRFVLRYAACHQQFAMLRDWVISYSHLPFGAFEVADSYRLEQRGEVALCFRLRKFYMPDLHIFNKNLEEAVRVSRIVQEKILEEAGKLGRKYVALYNVTSDFLENHRQELLEFVRRENYPVLLAVIPGGIYYWVLNVEYHIIDNLKRPREIATFQIDVGNGRRFNITFVDEKGEKHHPVIIHTAILGGVERYIYMILDTAAIAEANGQTPYIPTWISPVQARIIPVSKEYVEHALKIAVELQNQGFRVDVDDRDETLGKKIRDAGREWIPYIVVVGEREVKTNTLNVRIRRSNDQKAMSLEEFARILREETRGYPLVESTMPLRLSQRPLFSYKQ from the coding sequence TTGAAGCTGTTATTAATCCACTCGAGAACATTCCAGTACACTCCTATAGAGCCGGCTGTCAAGGAGCCGGAGCCCCTGCCCGAGGGGGCCGGGGAGGAGAGGTTTGAGAACGCCCTAGTAGTCTTCACTACGGTTGAAAACGGCGATGATTCAAGCGTTGCGGAGAGAGCGAGGGATGAGATACTCGGGGTTGCCGAGCAGGTGAAGCCCTCCGTAATAGTGCTCTACCCTTACGCACACCTTTCAAGCGACCTAGCCCCGCCTTCAGTAGCTATGAGCGTGCTCGAGGATCTCGGGGCGAAGCTGTCCGCAACCTCCAAGATACCTGTTCACAAAGCACCTTTCGGCTGGTATAAATCCTTCAGGATCGAGTGCCTCGGCCACCCGTTGAGCGAGCTCTCTAAGACAGTTAGGAAAACAGGGTCGGTGGGGCAGAAAAGGGTTGTTGAGAAGAAGTTCTACATCATGACTCCCGATGGAAGCCTCCACGACCCAGCATCCTTCGACTACTCGAACTACCCTGAGCTGAAAATCCTGGTTGACAAGGAGGTTTTCGGCAGGGAGCTTGAAGGAGGGGAGAACAGGGTTAACGACTACTGCCGCAAGTTCGGGTTTGAATGGGAGCCTATGAGCGACCACGGCCACATGAGGTATGGGCCGCACGGGGTAGTAATGATGGAGTCTGTCTTCAGGTATTCGTGGAAGGTTGCCAACGAGCTTGGAATACCAGTGTTCAAGGTAATGGGGACCAACATGTTCAACCTGAAGGAGAGGCCGGTTTACGAGCACGCGGAGCTCTTCGGCGACAGGCTCTACGAGGTCGGGCTGGACGAGGACAGGTTCGTCCTCAGGTATGCTGCATGCCACCAGCAGTTCGCAATGCTCAGGGACTGGGTGATAAGCTACAGCCACCTCCCCTTCGGCGCTTTCGAAGTAGCAGACAGCTACAGGCTCGAGCAGAGGGGTGAGGTAGCACTCTGCTTCAGGCTCAGGAAGTTCTACATGCCCGACCTGCATATTTTCAACAAGAACCTGGAGGAGGCTGTGAGGGTTTCGAGGATTGTTCAGGAGAAGATTCTTGAGGAGGCCGGGAAGCTGGGGAGGAAGTATGTTGCACTCTACAACGTGACGTCAGACTTCCTCGAGAACCATAGGCAGGAGTTGCTCGAGTTCGTGAGAAGGGAGAACTACCCGGTGCTCCTAGCGGTTATCCCGGGAGGGATATACTACTGGGTCTTGAACGTTGAATACCATATAATAGACAACTTGAAAAGGCCGAGGGAGATAGCCACCTTCCAGATAGACGTAGGGAATGGGAGAAGGTTCAACATAACATTCGTGGATGAGAAAGGCGAGAAACACCACCCGGTGATAATCCACACCGCTATACTGGGAGGCGTTGAAAGATATATCTACATGATACTTGACACTGCCGCTATCGCGGAGGCGAACGGGCAGACTCCCTACATCCCAACCTGGATAAGCCCCGTCCAGGCGAGAATAATACCTGTCTCCAAGGAATACGTTGAGCACGCGTTGAAGATAGCAGTGGAGCTTCAAAACCAGGGGTTCAGAGTAGACGTTGACGACAGGGATGAAACGCTCGGGAAGAAGATAAGGGATGCTGGGAGAGAGTGGATACCGTATATCGTGGTCGTGGGCGAGAGGGAGGTTAAAACCAATACTTTAAACGTAAGGATAAGGAGGAGTAATGATCAAAAAGCCATGAGCCTTGAGGAGTTCGCGAGAATACTGAGAGAGGAGACCAGGGGATACCCCCTGGTTGAGTCAACAATGCCGCTGAGGCTCAGCCAGAGGCCGCTCTTCTCCTACAAGCAGTAG
- a CDS encoding amino acid permease codes for MARVFKWYDVALWGIANSVASGLLIYSVQDIGRQGVYGADIAVSYVLGGVAFLPILLAMIQVGMYVREVGGPYVLISKTISPYVAFISTAFYMFASGALLTIGFLTSLSVEFLSTPIYLAGYYTGNGFLTGLGLVLNSTVSMMVFSVIMVALIWMINSGGYGAVRKSLYLTTLFPLTVLTALYVFTMVSPKAVSLLENNLVDFHGIVKTAFSAEEAAQHGLLPLTPADAESATLNYALIVFWSYLGLEMPALLSGEVKEPEKSFVIGGFTAYHTVLLAYLLSSTVVKVAGSDLLAAYSYLYMNNPGLLQKFVNLEILPQPSLFLPFYLTIHDSLLLVILGFAGFLFFFNTALTSWASSLRAIHALSRDGFIPTYLGEFNRDTGVYPGANNIIFAGSLVGVALGLVSREFKIVRLVSLRIFNLSYGIMIMFLGLSLAIYGITSLAGTARKYRRRKTTLSVVTGLLCFLTGLMITVNTGVGASFYDFIGIMLAGLLVTMLLLISISYTLRR; via the coding sequence ATGGCACGGGTTTTCAAGTGGTATGATGTGGCACTGTGGGGGATCGCAAACTCTGTAGCATCTGGACTGCTCATCTACTCTGTCCAGGACATTGGGAGGCAAGGCGTTTATGGTGCTGACATCGCTGTCTCCTATGTTCTAGGTGGAGTAGCCTTCCTTCCGATCTTGCTTGCAATGATACAGGTTGGTATGTACGTGAGGGAGGTCGGAGGCCCGTACGTGTTAATATCGAAGACTATTTCGCCCTACGTGGCTTTCATATCGACAGCTTTTTACATGTTTGCGAGCGGAGCCCTTCTAACTATAGGTTTTCTAACATCTCTTTCAGTCGAGTTTCTCTCCACCCCAATCTACCTTGCAGGATACTATACCGGGAACGGCTTTTTAACAGGTCTTGGTTTGGTTTTAAACTCGACTGTCTCCATGATGGTTTTCTCAGTAATAATGGTTGCATTGATCTGGATGATTAATTCTGGAGGGTACGGCGCGGTAAGAAAATCCCTGTATCTCACCACTCTATTTCCCCTTACAGTTCTAACAGCTCTTTACGTATTCACAATGGTATCTCCCAAAGCGGTTTCTTTGCTCGAAAACAACCTTGTAGATTTCCACGGTATTGTGAAAACCGCGTTCAGCGCTGAAGAAGCGGCGCAACATGGTTTGCTACCGCTCACACCAGCAGATGCGGAGTCGGCTACTTTAAACTATGCGTTAATAGTTTTCTGGTCATACCTGGGTTTAGAGATGCCTGCGCTTCTCTCCGGGGAGGTGAAGGAGCCCGAGAAATCCTTCGTTATCGGAGGGTTCACAGCTTACCACACAGTCCTCCTCGCCTATCTTTTGTCAAGCACAGTTGTGAAGGTTGCAGGCAGCGACCTGCTCGCAGCCTATTCCTATCTTTACATGAATAATCCGGGCTTGCTTCAAAAATTTGTCAATCTTGAAATTCTACCGCAGCCTTCACTGTTCCTCCCGTTCTACTTAACGATTCACGATTCTTTACTGCTTGTAATACTGGGGTTTGCGGGCTTCCTCTTCTTCTTCAACACGGCCCTTACTTCATGGGCATCGTCTTTGAGAGCGATTCATGCTTTATCGCGCGATGGCTTCATCCCAACATACCTGGGCGAGTTTAACAGGGATACAGGGGTTTACCCAGGTGCTAACAACATAATTTTCGCTGGCTCGCTAGTTGGGGTTGCTTTGGGATTGGTCTCGAGGGAATTTAAGATCGTTCGCCTCGTATCGCTCAGAATTTTCAACCTCTCCTATGGAATTATGATCATGTTCCTAGGGTTATCGCTAGCTATTTACGGAATAACCTCACTGGCCGGGACAGCCCGCAAGTATAGAAGACGCAAAACCACTCTGTCTGTAGTTACCGGTCTATTGTGTTTCCTTACAGGACTAATGATCACGGTTAACACGGGCGTGGGTGCGTCATTTTATGACTTTATAGGAATAATGCTTGCAGGCCTGTTAGTCACCATGTTACTTTTGATCTCTATTTCGTATACTTTGAGAAGATAG
- a CDS encoding helicase-related protein: MSEKSLISEVFKLVLQPLLTYNPYLTLYYNPFSAPPSPELPRKQYFNYIHQIALVLDAIPRRRVRVLIGDEVGLGKTIEAIRIIKYLSTIGEAKRILIIAPRQLINQWLHHEIKDLMYARGVVRVLSRRSIETIAQEIKLGPGRPHVLLAPLDLVKRGREDRHAHGRFKPYYDLVSSVEWDLVVVDEAHHLGFTSPYPVLRTERLVPLCERAKHLLLLSATPSRGTHKDMLGRITLLTPGLKARIRRILRNEDHRKTLYENVSEYIVYRRTKDFVNELEGKQVFTRLTSFLGLVKLGEERGLYEELGEFVAKLLKTMDPSAPAILKIIVLKRALSSPHAFLKTFVRVVDNRAGGGDWRRLSDKMVESSPDSLIEKALATAVRTIPGELRDQARELLTGFARLHEEGDPGFKALAHLLLHVANNSSVIPRELKGDYIVFSEYRDTVDYLYDRLAGFFEGKGFRRDEGLKKAVIEKVLKEYFEREYVREGERGLTELLNSSITIMSRDDTIIFLGRISSQNQRIVYLIPDLAEAVDDLEKSRALKVLVSTDVASEGLNIQEFNIVVNYDVPWSPVRREQRIGRVYRLRQRRDCSVVDLVRESTIEYAFYSKLVLKLLNILEQKLMSKPVEGLLELYVTRKGGGEESLMISEKTIGEALVSVYEKFYIDGSPVDEALRDAYQELMHRLKTYRDLAEELSTRLQDVDIVKMYVKDLTGCNSHEDFEEIVSKTLEALTRKKMAEPARALRELYDELFQQNLGGELPTVLVVREPGFEEGYLGIVDFLLDGVRRFSTPFLLVKARGEKKVLWGLEVLKWLAEEYGSGRLKPFPLKGYTAPASDSFRDDVRVYANRLNFYFKERLRRREEGLARILGEHPGNVGLLEPVLGDVVVRLVGYQNLEEYEAFRNTPPRGLRDWMEEASINHVAEMYEKQGCRILEKNIHVEAPYDLKIECTDPSAGPRTIYVEVKSHLKHVLVAELTSNETDLAEAHPDDYIVCNVMGLENKDREAWTTLCEAYGKLPKTIITETREEKRARIFFPTG; encoded by the coding sequence TTGAGCGAGAAGTCTTTGATTAGTGAAGTTTTCAAGCTGGTTCTCCAACCCCTACTCACTTACAACCCCTATTTAACGCTCTACTACAACCCTTTCTCAGCGCCTCCGTCACCTGAGCTGCCGCGTAAGCAATACTTCAACTATATTCACCAAATAGCCCTAGTGCTCGACGCTATCCCTAGGAGGAGGGTTAGGGTTTTAATCGGGGATGAGGTAGGGCTTGGGAAAACCATTGAGGCTATCAGGATCATCAAGTACTTGTCAACCATTGGCGAGGCCAAGAGGATACTTATAATTGCTCCGAGACAGTTGATAAACCAGTGGCTTCACCATGAGATAAAGGATTTAATGTATGCTCGAGGGGTTGTAAGGGTTTTATCGCGGAGAAGCATTGAAACCATCGCCCAGGAGATCAAGCTGGGGCCCGGCAGGCCCCACGTGCTCCTAGCCCCTCTCGACCTGGTGAAGAGAGGGAGAGAGGACAGGCATGCTCACGGGCGGTTTAAACCATACTACGACCTCGTCAGCAGTGTTGAATGGGATCTAGTGGTCGTTGATGAAGCCCACCACTTAGGCTTCACAAGCCCTTACCCAGTCCTTAGAACCGAGAGGCTGGTACCTCTCTGCGAGAGGGCTAAACACCTACTCCTCCTCTCGGCAACCCCGTCCCGGGGCACACACAAGGATATGCTGGGCAGGATAACACTGCTGACCCCGGGCCTTAAAGCGAGGATTAGGAGGATCCTTAGAAATGAGGATCATAGGAAAACCCTGTATGAAAACGTTTCAGAATACATTGTCTACAGGAGGACCAAGGATTTCGTGAACGAGCTCGAGGGGAAGCAGGTTTTCACAAGGCTGACATCCTTCCTCGGCCTCGTGAAGCTTGGCGAGGAGAGAGGGCTCTACGAGGAGCTCGGCGAGTTCGTGGCGAAGCTTTTAAAAACCATGGATCCATCAGCCCCAGCCATCCTGAAGATCATAGTGTTGAAGAGGGCTTTGTCAAGCCCTCACGCCTTCCTCAAAACTTTTGTAAGAGTCGTCGACAACAGGGCTGGCGGCGGGGATTGGAGGCGGTTGAGCGATAAAATGGTTGAGTCCAGCCCGGACTCCCTTATCGAGAAAGCCCTTGCCACGGCTGTTAGAACAATTCCTGGCGAGCTGAGGGATCAGGCCCGGGAATTATTAACCGGTTTCGCCAGACTACACGAGGAGGGGGATCCCGGCTTCAAGGCTCTTGCCCACCTCCTGCTCCACGTAGCCAACAACTCCAGCGTCATCCCCAGGGAGCTCAAAGGAGACTACATCGTCTTCAGCGAGTACAGGGACACTGTCGACTACTTGTACGACCGGCTGGCAGGGTTTTTCGAGGGGAAAGGGTTCAGGCGTGACGAGGGCTTGAAGAAAGCGGTTATAGAGAAGGTTTTGAAAGAGTATTTTGAAAGAGAGTATGTAAGGGAGGGGGAGAGGGGTCTCACAGAACTCCTCAACTCCTCGATCACAATAATGTCCCGGGATGACACAATCATCTTTCTCGGAAGGATCTCCTCTCAAAACCAGCGAATAGTTTATTTGATCCCAGACCTAGCCGAGGCCGTGGACGATCTCGAGAAAAGCAGGGCTTTGAAGGTTCTCGTCAGCACTGACGTGGCTTCCGAAGGCCTCAACATTCAGGAATTCAACATTGTAGTCAATTACGATGTCCCATGGAGCCCTGTGAGGAGGGAGCAGAGAATTGGCAGGGTTTACAGGCTCAGGCAGAGGAGAGATTGCAGCGTGGTCGACCTCGTCAGGGAGTCCACGATTGAATACGCTTTCTACTCGAAGCTCGTGCTGAAACTCCTCAACATACTGGAGCAGAAGCTCATGTCCAAGCCTGTGGAAGGCTTGCTCGAACTCTACGTCACGAGGAAGGGGGGCGGGGAAGAATCCCTGATGATATCGGAGAAGACTATTGGCGAGGCTCTGGTCAGTGTTTACGAAAAGTTTTACATTGACGGAAGCCCGGTTGACGAGGCGCTGAGGGATGCCTACCAAGAGTTGATGCATAGGTTGAAAACCTACCGCGATCTTGCGGAGGAGTTGTCGACCAGGCTTCAGGATGTAGATATAGTTAAGATGTATGTGAAGGATTTAACGGGTTGCAACAGCCACGAGGATTTCGAGGAGATTGTTTCCAAAACCCTGGAGGCCCTGACCCGTAAGAAAATGGCTGAGCCGGCGAGAGCTCTCAGGGAGCTTTACGATGAGCTATTCCAGCAGAACCTGGGCGGGGAATTGCCCACGGTACTCGTCGTGAGGGAACCGGGGTTCGAAGAGGGTTATCTAGGCATCGTTGACTTCCTCCTCGACGGGGTGAGAAGGTTTTCAACCCCGTTCCTCCTCGTGAAGGCGCGGGGGGAGAAGAAGGTTTTATGGGGGTTGGAAGTTTTAAAGTGGCTTGCAGAGGAGTATGGGAGCGGCAGGCTCAAGCCCTTCCCGCTTAAAGGCTATACGGCGCCCGCGAGCGATTCCTTCCGCGACGACGTGCGGGTTTACGCGAATCGGCTAAACTTTTATTTCAAGGAGAGGTTGAGGAGGAGGGAGGAGGGTCTGGCCCGCATCCTGGGCGAGCATCCGGGCAATGTAGGCTTGCTGGAGCCGGTGCTCGGAGACGTGGTCGTGAGGCTTGTAGGTTATCAAAACCTGGAGGAGTATGAGGCGTTCAGGAACACTCCCCCAAGAGGTTTGAGGGACTGGATGGAGGAGGCGAGCATAAACCATGTGGCGGAAATGTATGAGAAGCAGGGTTGCAGAATCCTTGAGAAAAACATCCACGTAGAAGCCCCCTACGACTTGAAAATAGAATGCACCGACCCGTCAGCAGGACCCCGCACCATCTACGTCGAGGTTAAAAGCCATTTGAAACACGTGTTAGTGGCGGAGCTAACCAGTAATGAGACGGATCTCGCGGAAGCCCACCCCGACGACTACATCGTCTGCAACGTAATGGGGCTGGAGAATAAGGACAGGGAGGCTTGGACAACCCTTTGCGAAGCATACGGCAAGCTCCCCAAGACAATAATAACTGAGACGAGAGAGGAGAAAAGAGCCAGAATATTCTTCCCAACAGGGTAG
- a CDS encoding HIT family protein, which produces MKILWNPWRFEYVRKVSRNQEEECLFCRLQRVSEEEGLVVYKGKHSFIALNAYPYNSGHLMIAPYAHEASTEKLPVHVLTEVFCLINLSILALRRAFNPDGFNIGANIGRAAGAGVPGHVHFHVVPRWVGDTNFMPIIADTKPMPISLRDAYTVLKESIEAVLKEHGECPSGV; this is translated from the coding sequence TTGAAAATTCTCTGGAACCCGTGGAGGTTTGAGTACGTGAGGAAGGTTTCCAGGAACCAGGAGGAGGAGTGCTTGTTCTGCAGGCTTCAGAGAGTGAGCGAGGAGGAGGGGCTTGTAGTCTACAAGGGGAAGCACTCCTTCATCGCTTTAAACGCCTACCCCTACAACTCGGGCCACCTCATGATAGCTCCATACGCTCACGAGGCGAGCACTGAGAAGCTCCCTGTTCACGTGCTCACCGAGGTCTTCTGCCTGATCAACCTCTCCATCCTAGCGTTGAGGAGGGCTTTCAACCCGGACGGGTTCAACATAGGGGCTAATATTGGGAGGGCGGCAGGGGCCGGGGTGCCGGGGCACGTTCACTTCCACGTTGTCCCGAGATGGGTTGGCGACACGAACTTCATGCCCATAATAGCTGACACTAAGCCGATGCCGATAAGCCTCAGGGATGCTTACACGGTTTTGAAAGAATCTATTGAAGCAGTTTTGAAGGAGCATGGTGAATGCCCGAGTGGTGTCTAA